A region of Anguilla anguilla isolate fAngAng1 chromosome 18, fAngAng1.pri, whole genome shotgun sequence DNA encodes the following proteins:
- the LOC118217805 gene encoding uncharacterized protein LOC118217805 isoform X1: MWAFSTAAGRVSNLRKSLDLAGERHKQLQNLQRSKPSRSAKKAHGRAGGLGVCVLPSIPESPALQVPKRSPAQTRAAPFLCKLPLRKIFSPRASASGSKAVMDSFIYENWRVHPRGPAPRWAFEDDRARGRESLCERLDKRPGEDAHKRSVSREGLGDQRHGNGTRRRCSAVIRGGRSKGRKRKEGHALAEPGKEMKSLSIRDFYKRCKIDCWKKINGCSVFKA; the protein is encoded by the exons ATGTGGGCGTTTTCTACAGCAGCTGGCCGAGTGTCTAATCTCCGTAAAAGCCTTGACCTGGCCGGAGAGAGACACAAACAACTTCAAAATCTGCAG CGGAGCAAACCATCTCGAAGCGCTAAGAAGGCGCACGGCAGGGCGGGAGGCCTTGGTGTCTGCGTCCTACCCAGCATCCCAGAAAGCCCCGCACTCCAG GTGCCGAAGCGCTCTCCAGCGCAGACCAGAGCCGCTCCGTTCCTCTGCAAACTTCCACTCAGGAAAATCTTTTCGCCCAGAGCGTCCGCGTCCGGCAGCAAGGCAGTGATGGACTCTTTCATCTACGAAAACTGGCGGGTCCATCCCCGCGGCCCCGCACCCCGGTGGGCGTTTGAGGACGACCGAGCGCGCGGGCGGGAATCCCTCTGCGAAAGGCTGGATAAACGCCCGGGCGAGGACGCGCATAAGCGCTCCGTCTCCCGAGAAGGTCTCGGTGACCAGCGCCATGGCAACGGGACAAGGCGTCGCTGCTCCGCCGTTATCAGGGGGGGCCGATCCAAGGGCCGCAAACGGAAGGAGGGCCACGCCCTCGCGGAGCCGGGAAAAGAGATGAAGTCTTTGAGCATCCGTGACTTTTACAAGCGCTGCAAGATTGactgctggaaaaaaattaacGGCTGCAGCGTTTTCAAAGCCTGA
- the LOC118217805 gene encoding uncharacterized protein LOC118217805 isoform X2, with product MPLLTELFPQRSKPSRSAKKAHGRAGGLGVCVLPSIPESPALQVPKRSPAQTRAAPFLCKLPLRKIFSPRASASGSKAVMDSFIYENWRVHPRGPAPRWAFEDDRARGRESLCERLDKRPGEDAHKRSVSREGLGDQRHGNGTRRRCSAVIRGGRSKGRKRKEGHALAEPGKEMKSLSIRDFYKRCKIDCWKKINGCSVFKA from the exons ATGCCACTACTCACAGAACTGTTTCCCCAGCGGAGCAAACCATCTCGAAGCGCTAAGAAGGCGCACGGCAGGGCGGGAGGCCTTGGTGTCTGCGTCCTACCCAGCATCCCAGAAAGCCCCGCACTCCAG GTGCCGAAGCGCTCTCCAGCGCAGACCAGAGCCGCTCCGTTCCTCTGCAAACTTCCACTCAGGAAAATCTTTTCGCCCAGAGCGTCCGCGTCCGGCAGCAAGGCAGTGATGGACTCTTTCATCTACGAAAACTGGCGGGTCCATCCCCGCGGCCCCGCACCCCGGTGGGCGTTTGAGGACGACCGAGCGCGCGGGCGGGAATCCCTCTGCGAAAGGCTGGATAAACGCCCGGGCGAGGACGCGCATAAGCGCTCCGTCTCCCGAGAAGGTCTCGGTGACCAGCGCCATGGCAACGGGACAAGGCGTCGCTGCTCCGCCGTTATCAGGGGGGGCCGATCCAAGGGCCGCAAACGGAAGGAGGGCCACGCCCTCGCGGAGCCGGGAAAAGAGATGAAGTCTTTGAGCATCCGTGACTTTTACAAGCGCTGCAAGATTGactgctggaaaaaaattaacGGCTGCAGCGTTTTCAAAGCCTGA